In one window of Nothobranchius furzeri strain GRZ-AD chromosome 11, NfurGRZ-RIMD1, whole genome shotgun sequence DNA:
- the sft2d3 gene encoding vesicle transport protein SFT2C: protein MAELNRQLQEYLSQSKGGGAKATSASSSSTTVDLGEPEPLPGSWFGRWSSPWSGMSSSQNSGGSSGFSWPWSAEPDPCLPGMSRRQRLLVFGVLAAFSALCFGLSALYAPLLLLYARKFALLWSLGSLFAIAAAAVLRGPSKLVAGLPTSPGAAVYLCALGGTLYAALGLHSTILTALGAAVQVAVILGYVVSLLPGGSAGIRLMGTVAASAIKRIISGKTLPI from the coding sequence ATGGCGGAGCTGAACCGGCAGCTTCAGGAATATTTGTCTCAGTCCAAAGGCGGCGGAGCCAAGGCCACCTCTGCGTCCAGCTCCAGCACCACGGTGGACCTGGGCGAACCGGAGCCGTTACCTGGCAGCTGGTTCGGTCGATGGTCCAGTCCGTGGTCTGGGATGAGCTCTAGTCAGAACTCTGGCGGATCCAGTGGTTTCTCGTGGCCGTGGTCGGCCGAACCGGACCCGTGCTTGCCGGGAATGAGCCGCCGGCAGCGGCTGCTTGTGTTCGGGGTGCTCGCTGCTTTCTCCGCGCTGTGCTTCGGGCTGTCGGCTCTCTATGCGCCACTGCTGCTGCTTTATGCGAGGAAGTTTGCGTTACTCTGGTCGCTCGGCTCGCTGTTCGCCATCGCAGCAGCGGCGGTACTACGGGGTCCCAGTAAGCTGGTTGCTGGACTTCCCACGTCCCCCGGAGCTGCGGTGTACCTGTGCGCCCTGGGAGGGACTCTGTACGCGGCTCTGGGCCTCCACAGTACCATCCTCACGGCGCTGGGAGCCGCCGTACAGGTCGCTGTCATCCTCGGGTACGTGGTGTCGTTGCTGCCAGGAGGAAGTGCCGGGATCCGCCTCATGGGAACCGTGGCGGCGTCCGCTATCAAGAGGATCATCAGCGGAAAGACTCTACCGATCTGA